ATTGACACCCTTTAGTAACAGGACATATTATTATTACAACACCATTTGTATATATGCAACTAGCGGGAAGGACATGTTAACTATCGGTACTCCAGAAGATATTTGAAAGGAGGGCTTATCATGTATTTTCCTGTTTCTGGTGTAGAGGTATCACCTTTAATTCCACCGCTGGTGGCCTTTGTGGTGGCATCACTGACCGCTTCTGCGGGGTTGTCCGGGGCTTTTTTGCTGTTGCCCTTTCAGGTGAGCGTGCTGCACTATACTAACCCCGGGGTTAGCCCCACCAACTTAATATACAACATCATTGCCATCCCCGGTGGCCTTTACCGCTATATCAAAGAGGGTCGCATGGCTTGGCCGTTAACTTGGGCGGTGGTGCTGGGTACGCTGCCCGGCGTATTCGTTGGGGCCTGGGTGCGCATTAATTACTTACCGGACCCCAAAGTTTTTAAGCTTTTTGTGGGTACGGTGCTGTTGTACATGGGTTATCGCACTTTGTCTGAAGTGATGGGCTGGAACAAGAAACTTAAAGAGCAAAATAAAAATATGCAGCAAAAATTCGCTGCCCAAGTGGCTAAAATGAAGGTAGAGAATTCAGACCGTCTGGCAGCCGGTCTGCCTGCCGAGGCAGTGGTGAAAACCAAAAAAGTATCATGGCGGAAGATTGAATATGAGTTTTGGGGTGAAACCTACTCCTTTAGCGGCGTCGCCATTATCAGTCTGGCGTTGGTGGTGGGTTTAATTGGTGGCATCTACGGCATTGGTGGCGGAGCAATTATTTCCCCCTTCTGCGTAGCGGTGTTGGGCCTGCCGGTATACACCGTGGCCGGGGCCTCGCTGGCGGGCACCTTTATTACATCCATTGCCGGGGTTGTTTACTACCACCTGCTGGCTGTCAGCAACACCGCCGCCGGTGCCGCGGTGGCTCCGGACTGGATGCTAGGGGTGTTATTTGGTGTCGGCGGTTTATTGGGTACTTATGTGGGAGCCCGGATTCAAAAGTTCTTACCGGACAGAATTATTAAGATTATCCTTACTGCTTTACTGCTATTTCTGGCCTTCAGCTACATTGGACAGTTTTTCTTCTAACCACATTAATTTTTAAAGCCCGGGCAACCCGGGCTTTACTTTTTCAATATCCCACCAAAGGTGAACATCACTTCATTAACCTGCTTTTCAAGAATTTTATCTGCCAAGGATAACAGTTCAATAATTTCTGGATATTTGATGCTGTAAATAACCCGCAATCCTTCTTTCCTGCTTTGTAGAATACCCTGCTTTTTCATTACTGCCAGGTGTTGGGATGTATTGGCTTGTTCCACGTTAAGTTCAGCAAAAATATCGCATACACAATGCTCGCCATCGCTGAGTAAATTTAAAATGCGCACACGGGTGGGGTGAGAAATTGCTTTAAACAAATTTGCTTTTAGTTCCGCTAACTTTTCTTGCATCATTTCACCACCTAATTCATTCTAATATTATTATATAATATTCGCTAACATAAGCAAAGGTTATGACGGAACTAAGATAGGGGAAAAGACAGGGGGACGGGTCCCTTGTCTTCTCAGCTGAGGAGACAAGGGACCCGTCCCCCTGTCTGGTACCCCTGTCTGGTAACTACTTCATCATTTTGCAAATGTTGTTGGTAAATTCAACCGGATCGTTTATGGGTAAGCCCTCAATCAGTAGTGCTTGATTGTATAATAGGTCGGTGTACAGTTTTAGCTTATCTTTGTCATTTTGATAAGCATCTTGTAAGGATTTAAAGACATCGTGGTTGATGTTAATCTCTAAAATCTTATCTGCCTTAAACCCTTGGTTGTTCGGCACCGCACTGAGTATTTTCTCCATCTCAATGCTCACTTCGCCCTCGTTGGCTAAGCAAACGGCATGCTGTTTTAATCGTTTCGATGCCCGGACATCCTTCACTTTTTCGGCCAAGATATCCTTCATTGCAGCAAACAGTTTTTGGTGCTCTTGATCTGCATCTGCGCATTCTTCCTTGTCATCGGGTTCGATACCCAGGTCACCACTGGATACCGATTTGAATTCTTTACCCTGATATTCCCGCAACATTTTAATGGCAAACTCGTCCACGTCATCGGTAAAGTATAAAATTTCGTAACCTTTATCTGCCACCAGTTCTGTTTGAGGCAGTTTGTCAATCCTTTCGACGGACTCCCCGGTGGCATAGTAAATATATTTTTGATCCTCGGGCATTTTGGTCACATACTCCGCCAACGTGACCAGTTTTTTCTCGGTGGATGAATAGAACATGATTAAGTCCTGCAGGTCATCCTTATGGCTGCCGTAGTCACTGTATAGGCCGTACTTCAATTGAACGCCAAAGGCTTGATAAAACTTTAGGTATTGTTCCCGCTCATTCTTTAACAGGTTGGCCAATTCTTGCTTAATTTTATTTTTAATGTTTTTGGCAATTAGTTTCAACTGACGGTCGTGTTGTAACATTTCCCGGGAGATGTTGAGGGATAAATCTTCAGAATCCACCATTCCTTTGACAAAGGCAAAGTAGTCCGGCAACAGGTCGGCACAGCGGTTCATAATTAACACGCCGTTGGAATACAGCTCTAGGCCCTTTTCATATTCTTTGCTATAGAAATTGAAGGGGGCCCTTTCGGGAATATATAAAATTGCTTTATAACTAATGGTCCCTTCGGCATTGATATGAATATGTTTTAGTGGTTTGTCAAAGCCATAGTGCTTTTCGATATAAAAATTATTATAATCTTCTTCGGTCAGTTCATTCTTGTTTTTCTTCCAAATGGGCACCATGCTATTGACAATCTTTTCCTCGGTGTATTCCTCGTATTCGTTCTCACTGCCCTCTTTTGGTCGACTACTGGTGATATCCATTTTAATGGGGTATCTGATGAAATCAGAATATTCCTTAATAATGGCTTTAATGCGATATTGGTCTAAGTAGCCATCGTAGTGTTCATCTTCGGTATTCTGTTTGATTTTTAGAATGATGTCGGTACCCACCGTGTCCTTTTCCCACGGTTCAATGGTATAGCCCTCAGCACCGGACGAGTGCCACTTGTAAGCTTGATCGCTGCCCAGCGCCTTGGTAATCACGGTAACTTCATCGGCCACCATAAAGGCTGAATAAAAACCAACGCCAAACTGCCCAATGATGTCGTATCCATCTTTGATTTCATTTTCCTTTTTAAAGGCCAGCGAGCCGCTCTTGGCAATGACCCCTAAGTTTTGCTCCAGTTCTGCCTCTGTCATTCCAATACCAGTATCGGAAATCTTTAGTTCTCTATTATCTTTATCAATGGTCACCTTGATGTAGTAATTGTCTTTATCAAAGCTCAGAGTATCATCTGTTAACGCCTGGTAATAAATTTTATCTATGGCATCGCTGGCGTTAGAAATCAGTTCCCTTAAAAAAATCTCCTTATTGGTATAAATTGAGTTAATCATTAAATCTAACAATCTTTGCGATTCAGCTTCAAATTGTTTTACTGACATCTTAATCTCCCCTTTACCCACAAAAACTTGTTAGCACTCCCTTTGGTCGAGTGCTAATTATATTTTTTATATATCAAAATTTCCTTGGCATGTCAAGCGGTGCTAACTACGGCAAACCTTTACTTTAACTATCCTTTTTCTATTCACCTCTTGCACTTTAAACACCAAACCGTTATATTCCAGCTCCGGTTGTTCCCCCACCGCCGGGATATGCCCCAGTTGGCTGATCAAAAAGCCGCTGAGGGTTTCGTAGTCTTCCACCGGCAGCGCCACACCAAGAAATTCCTTAACCTCGTATAGGCTGACAATGCCACTCATTAAAAAAGTGTTGTCATCCAGTTGTTCAATTTCTTTTTCATCCACGTCATACTCATCAAAAATGTTGCCGACAATTTCCTCCAACAGGTCTTCCATGGTGACAATACCAGCGGTGCCGCCGTATTCATCAATGACAATGGCCATGTGCATTTTCTTCTTCTGCATTTCTCTAAAGACATCATCAATATTTTGCAATGTCAGCACAAAATATGGTTTTCTAATTAATTTCTTTAAATCAAAGGTAGTCTCATCACAGGCTTCCATAAACCGAATCAGTTCCTTAACATTTAACGTACCAATTATGTTGTCAATATTATCTTCATAAACTGGCACCCGGGTATATCTGCCGTTACTCATTATGCTGGCCACCTGTTTTAGACTGTGGTGGATGGGAATAGCAGTAATTTCGGTGCGGTGGGTCATAATGTCCACCACCATTTTGTTGTCAAACTCAAAGATGTTGTTAATCATTACTTTTTCCGCTTCTTGAATGGCCCCCCTCTCTTTGCCCACATCAACCATCATGCGGATTTCTTCTTCGGTTACTTCTTCAGAATCGGCATTGGGGTCCACCCCAAACAACCTGACCACCAGGTTGGTGGAAAAGGTTAACAGCTTTACAACAGGAGACGTTATCAGCGACAGCCAACTTAGGGGGTGAGCCACTAAAAAGGCAATGGCTTCCGCCCTTTGCATGGCCAACCTTTTGGGCACCAGTTCCCCCAGCACCAATGTAAAGTAGGAGAGAATTAGCGTCACGATAATCACAGCAATATTATTTAGCAACCCTTTGGAAATTGGCACACCTAATTGGTAAATAAAATCAGCCAACTGCCCGGCAAAGCTACCAGCAGCAAAGGCACTGGCTAAAAATCCCGCCAGTGTAATGCCGATTTGAATGGTGGCTAAAAACTTGCTAGGTTCGCCAATCAGATTATCTAATGTTTTTGCTTTTTTGTTTCCTTCCTCGGCCAGATGTTTTATCTTATTGTCATTAACTGACACCAGGGCCATTTCGGAAGCGGCAAAAAAGGCATTTAACATAATTAGCACCACTAAAACCAACAACTCACTAGACAAAGGATGCTCAGCCTCCAAACTTTGCTTAGGATGTATTTATATCTTCTCCAAAAGTCCCCGTTGTCAACATAAATTTTTCGAAGATTATAGGCATGCGGGGTGAACGAAGAAGACAGGGGGAGACAGGGGGTCTGTCCCCCTGTCTCCCTGTCTCCCCCCCGTCTTTCCTATTAAAATTTTTCTATTTCTTCCCGTAGGGCTAACATTTTGGAGTCCAGCGCAAAAACGATATCTGCTGTTTCTTTTAGCCTTTGTTTGGTAGAAGCTGGGATCTCCTTTTGATATTTATAATAAATTTTGTGTTCTAAGCTAGCCCAAAACTCCATGGCAATGGTGCGAATCTGCACCTCCACTTTGACCCGCTGGGGTCCGCTGGACAGGTAAACCGGAATTTCAATAATGGCATGAATACTCTGATACCCGCTGGGTTTGGGATTTTTTACATAATCCTTTATTTGGATTACCTTCACATCGTCTTGGGAACAAATCATTTCCAAAACCTTGTGGATGTCGGTGATAAAGGAGCAAATCACCCTGACCCCGGCAATATCCCGCACATGTTGGCGGGCATTTTCATAGGTAACCTCTTTATGCTTCTTTTCTAACTTCTTAATGATGCTGCTGGGTTTTTTCAATCTGGTTTTAATGTGTTCAATGGGGTTGTAATCATGGCCTATCTGAAATTCCTCGTTTAAAATATTGAGTTTTGTCCGCACTTCATCTATGGCAAATTTATAGGGCAGTAAAAAATCAGTCCAGCCCTTAACTGGATTATCAATATCTGTTTCTTGCATGCCTAAACTCCTTCGAATAAAGTTAATTACAAAATTGGTGACAACAAGCGAGCAAAGGACTCCTTTAGTCGCTGCATTCTGGACCGTTGCTCGTATTCGTGGTAGGGCAATCTAACACAATCTTTGATATCCCGCTGATAAATTTCCATCATTTGGGTGGCAATATCTTGATCGTAAATAAAGGCGTTGGTTTCAAAATTTAATTTAAAGCTGCGAATGTCAAAATTAGCTGTACCCACCGAAGCGGCTACGCCGTCCACCACAATGGTCTTGGCGTGGAGAAAGCCCTTGGCGTATAAATAGCATTTAACCCCTAAGGGCAACAGGTCCCCTAAATAGGAGTAGGTGGCCCAATAAATCATCTTATGGTCCGGCACCTTGGGAATCATAATTCGCACATCCACCCCCGATAAAACCGCCATTTTTAAAGTATTAAGCAAGCTCTCATCGGGAATAAAATAGGGCGTCTGAATCCAAACGGATTTTTTGGCTTTATGGATTAGTTTGATGTAACCATTTTTCACCTGCTCCATAATATTATCAGGTCCGCTGGAAACAATCTGAATACCGGTTTGTCCAGCCATGGAATCATTAAATTGTTGGCTCAGAAAGTATCGCTGTTCGGTCCGCAACTGGTCTTCAGAAGACAGATTCCAATCCAGAAAGAATTGCGTCTGCAACTGCAAAACAGCACTGCCCCGAATACTTAAATGGGTATCACGCCAGTAGCCAAAACGTTGATCCAAACCCAGGTACTCGTTGCCAACGTTAAAGCCACCGAGAAAACCGACTTTACCGTCAACAATCACAATCTTACGGTGATTGCGGTAATTAACTCGAATATTTAAAAAAGGAATCCTTGAGGGAAAGAAGGCAGCCACTTTTCCACCCGCTTCTTTAAGGGGCTGAAAGAAAAAATCAGTCAAGTCACGGCTGCCAATGTGGTCGTACAAAAACCGCACCTCTACCCCTTCCTTGGCTTTGGCAGTTAAGGCATCCCTTAATTTGCGGCCAATTTCATCGTCGTTAAAAATATAGTACATCACATGGATGTGATCCCGGGCACCCTCAATGGCTTCAAACAATGCAGCAAATTTTTGGTTTCCGTCAGTAAAAATATCCACATCGTTGTCTTGGGTGTACAGCGCCATGCTACTGCTCAAATTCATCAACATCATATCTCGGTAGGCCGCTACCTCCGGAGTGTGGAATGGGTATTGTTGGCGCTTAAACTGTTCCCATTGTTGACTCAACACATGGTCTATAACCTTTTCTTCTTCTTCTTTCAGTTTATACAACTTTCTTCTACTCATATTCTGGCCAAATACAAAATACAGAATAAAACCCAACACCGGCAAAAACAGCAACACCATTAGCCAAGCCCAAGTGGCGGCAACATTTTTACGTTCAATAAAAATAATGGTCAGTGCCAGAAAAAGGTTAACTATTGTGATGATGGCATATATGTTTTGGATTAAAATATCCACAACTGGCTGAACCATTTGCACCACCCACTCCCCAATATTTATCTTCCTCATTTTAACAGCTTTGTCAGGCACTAATCAAGCAAATGGCTGGCAAACTATAAAACAGCCCGGTTTATCGGGCTGTTTTTGCTTGCAACTAAATTTGAAATTTAGAGACGTTGGTTTGTAGTTCCCCAGCAATAATTGATAGTTCTTGGGCCGCTGTGGATATCTGTTGAATGGTGGAGGTTATTTGTTCATTGGCGGCGGTTAGCTGTTGGGTACCTTCGTTGGCATGCGTTGTACTGTTACTGATGTCCTTAACCAACTCCGCCGCCTTTTGGTTGGCTTGGACTATTTCTGTCAATGCTCTGCCTGCTTCGGCAGCCAGTGATGCTCCCTGTTTAACCGCTTCATTGGTGGCCGTCATTTTATCAACGGAATTTGTTACTTTCACTTGAATTTGATTAATTAACTGGCCAATTTCTTTAGCGGCATTGCCAGATTGCTCCGCCAACTTTCTCACTTCATCTGCCACCACCGCAAACCCCTTGCCATGCTCACCGGCCCGGGCTGCTTCAATGGCAGCGTTTAAAGCCAACAGGTTGGTTTGATCAGCAATGTTGGTGATCAACACAGTAATATTGCCTACCTCCCGGGACAGTGTGCCCAGTCTATTCACCACATCTGCTGTTTGCTGTGTATCTTCAGCTATCTGATTGATTTTATTAATGGTGTTGGTTACCGATTGATTGCCCGCTTGGGCAATCTGTACTACTTTTTCGCTTTCCTCAGCCGCACTATTGGCATTGTCAGCGCTTTGGGTTGACATGGCAGATACTTCAACGGTGGTGCTGGCCACTTCTTCGGTGGTGGCACTTACTTCTTCACTGGACGCTGCCAATTGTTGACTGTGGGCCGCTAACCGGTGGGCATTTTCGGAGATGCCCTGAATCAATGCTTTTAAACTGTCAGCCATATGATTTAATGCCGTTGCCAATTCACCCAGTTCATCTTGGCTTTTAACCTCAATATTGTTGGTGAAATTACCGGTGGCAAATTCTTTGGCTCCCGCCATCATGGCGACTATTGGTTTTTGATATATCTATTAGAGTATAAAGTCAATAATACCAACATGATGAGCATTAAAAAAGCGTTAAAGGCTATTTGTTGTCTTTTTTCTGCCGCCACAATGGTTTCCACGTCATCTATGTACATACCGGTGCCCACAACCCAGTTCCAAGGCCCAAAGAGTTTCACATAGCTGCCTTTGGGTGATGGCTCTTCTTCTCCCATTTTGGGAAACCAGTATTCTAGGTAAAAGCCTTCCTTGGGGTTACTGATGGCTTCGGCCACCATTTCTTTTACCATATACTTACCATAAGAATCCTTTACCGCCATCCGACTTTTACCTTCGGTTTCCGGATCTGATGGCAACAACACGTTAATTACATCGGTGGTGTCAATCCAATAATAATTATCCCCATCGTAACGCATCACTCTAATGGCTTCCCGGGCCATTTGTTGGGCTTGTTCGGTGGTTAACCGGCCTTCAGTCTCCAAGCCATGGTAGTAATTGAGCATTGAAGTAACGGTTTCAATCTTTTCTCTCAAGCCAGTTTGTCTTTCCTGGTAGATGGTTTTTTCAAACTTTGGCAGTGTATAGAACATTAATACCAAGGTATTAATAATTAGCACTGCTATAAAGCAGGCAATGATTTTTTGACCAATATTGAGTTTTTTCATCAATATCCCCCTTTTTTTACAAAAAAAACATTATCCAACATATGTTAACATAAATGGATAATTATTTAAACAATTATCCATTTAATAAGTTTCAAAAGGTCATATGTTAATCCTAATTAGTTGGTTACTAATTCTTAAAAAATCTGTAAGAATTATAATAGTAGAATTTTAGAAAGTACATGCTATGATAACGGTTAGAGATATCTCTAGCGGTTGAGGAGTGAATGGATACATGTATAACATTTTGGTTGTGGACGATGAGAAAGAAATAGTCACTGCCATTGGGGTTTATTTAAAAAATCAAAATTACCATGTATTTAAGGCCTATGACGGTGCAAAGGCTTTGGACATTTTCGCTAAGGAAGAAATCCACCTGGTGCTAATGGACATTATGATGCCAAAAATGGATGGCATTAAAGCCACCATGAAAATCAGGGAAACCAGTAAGGTGCCCATCATTTTTCTGTCGGCCAAATCTGAGGATATGGATAAAATTTTGGGACTTAACATCGGCGCCGATGATTACATCACCAAGCCCTTTAATCCTCTGGAATTGCTGGCCCGGGTAAATTCTAATATTCGCCGTTACACCAGCTATAGCAATGACAACGCCCCTCGGGAAAATGTGATTAAAATTGGCGGCATTGTATTAAATGATGACAAAAAAGAGGTGTTGGTGGAAGGAGAATCCATTCGAACCACACCCTTGGAGTACAAAATTCTGCATCTTTTAATGAGAAATCCCAACCGGGTTTTTTCAATAGAAGAGATTTACGAAAACGTGTGGCAGGCACCGGCCTACAATCCAGATACCGTCACAGTGCATATTAGGCGGATTCGAGAAAAAATTGAGATCAACCCAAAAGAACCAAAATATTTAAAGGTGGTATGGGGCATTGGATACAAATTTGAAGGAAAATAATAAAACCCATTGCATAGGCAATAGGGCTATCTCTACAACATTAGGCATATTGCTGCTCACTTTTATTTTAGCGGTAATTTCGGTATGTAGTTACGCACCAATTAAAGATGCAACAATTAAGGATAAAACTTTAAAAAGTACCCAAGAGTACCTAAACAGCTATATTTTTGCCTATAATTTGATGGATTTAACTTACTATTTAGGCCAAAGTAAAATAGAATATCCAGAAAATAATGATCCTCGTTACGATAATTTAGAAAACATTAAGTATCACATCCAAGACCAAAATAATAATGTTGTGGCTAGCAATCTCGACGACAAGTCATTGGCAGCAGAAATTAAAGGCAGTCAATTTTACCTACACATAACAATTGATGACCAGGGCAACCCAACTGTTATAGACGCCCCAAAGTCATTTAATAAAAGTGCATTTATAGATAATTTTAAACAATCCCCTTTGCCTCAGGTTCCAAATTCTGAAACCCCAAGCCAAGGACTAGCAAGCCAGCCTAATTACTTGGCTAATTTAGATATCGTTTATGTGGTACCGCAAAATCTGACCAGCAACAATGACCTGTTTATGAGGGAAGTTAAAGAGTTTAATCTTGAGGGATGCATTGTGTTAATTGCCACAATTGGTGGCATCAGCATCTTTCTACTGGTTATTTTGGCCTTTGCCATTCCCTACGCTGCTCAAAAGCAAGCATCACTGGTTAAAATATTTAACAACCTGTATTTAGAATTAAAATTTTTAGTTTGGCTAACGTTTTTCGTAATCTGCGTCGGTATTTTAGGCTTAATTACGTCATCAAATAATAATACTGCCTTTTATTACTTAAACATCATCCATGACGCCAATCTGTATTTTTACTTGATCGGCATTCCGGTTACCTTCGTGTTATATACGCTAATTTACCTGAGCATTACTTATATTAAACACATTTACCATACTGGTTTTAAGGAAGGTTTGCTTAACAACAGTATCTTTGGCAAGTTGCTTTTATCCATTAACAACCACATTATAAAAACAGTTAAACAAATAGTTGAAGTGGACATCACCAAAGACTCTACCCAACAACTGTTTAAACTATTGGGATTAAACCTTTTCGTGCTAATTGTGATTGCCTTAACCAATGGTTTGGGAGTATTTTTAGCGCTCGCATATACCGTGCTATTGTTTAAATACTCGATTAAAGTACTGGATAAAGTAAAGGCACTAAATGAGGCCAGTGGCCAACTGGCTAAAGGTGATTTTGATATTGCCCTACCCGAAGATATGGCCATATTA
The DNA window shown above is from Peptococcaceae bacterium 1198_IL3148 and carries:
- the htpG gene encoding molecular chaperone HtpG; the protein is MSVKQFEAESQRLLDLMINSIYTNKEIFLRELISNASDAIDKIYYQALTDDTLSFDKDNYYIKVTIDKDNRELKISDTGIGMTEAELEQNLGVIAKSGSLAFKKENEIKDGYDIIGQFGVGFYSAFMVADEVTVITKALGSDQAYKWHSSGAEGYTIEPWEKDTVGTDIILKIKQNTEDEHYDGYLDQYRIKAIIKEYSDFIRYPIKMDITSSRPKEGSENEYEEYTEEKIVNSMVPIWKKNKNELTEEDYNNFYIEKHYGFDKPLKHIHINAEGTISYKAILYIPERAPFNFYSKEYEKGLELYSNGVLIMNRCADLLPDYFAFVKGMVDSEDLSLNISREMLQHDRQLKLIAKNIKNKIKQELANLLKNEREQYLKFYQAFGVQLKYGLYSDYGSHKDDLQDLIMFYSSTEKKLVTLAEYVTKMPEDQKYIYYATGESVERIDKLPQTELVADKGYEILYFTDDVDEFAIKMLREYQGKEFKSVSSGDLGIEPDDKEECADADQEHQKLFAAMKDILAEKVKDVRASKRLKQHAVCLANEGEVSIEMEKILSAVPNNQGFKADKILEININHDVFKSLQDAYQNDKDKLKLYTDLLYNQALLIEGLPINDPVEFTNNICKMMK
- a CDS encoding HAMP domain-containing methyl-accepting chemotaxis protein, with protein sequence MMAGAKEFATGNFTNNIEVKSQDELGELATALNHMADSLKALIQGISENAHRLAAHSQQLAASSEEVSATTEEVASTTVEVSAMSTQSADNANSAAEESEKVVQIAQAGNQSVTNTINKINQIAEDTQQTADVVNRLGTLSREVGNITVLITNIADQTNLLALNAAIEAARAGEHGKGFAVVADEVRKLAEQSGNAAKEIGQLINQIQVKVTNSVDKMTATNEAVKQGASLAAEAGRALTEIVQANQKAAELVKDISNSTTHANEGTQQLTAANEQITSTIQQISTAAQELSIIAGELQTNVSKFQI
- a CDS encoding metalloregulator ArsR/SmtB family transcription factor, whose product is MQEKLAELKANLFKAISHPTRVRILNLLSDGEHCVCDIFAELNVEQANTSQHLAVMKKQGILQSRKEGLRVIYSIKYPEIIELLSLADKILEKQVNEVMFTFGGILKK
- the cls gene encoding cardiolipin synthase: MVQPVVDILIQNIYAIITIVNLFLALTIIFIERKNVAATWAWLMVLLFLPVLGFILYFVFGQNMSRRKLYKLKEEEEKVIDHVLSQQWEQFKRQQYPFHTPEVAAYRDMMLMNLSSSMALYTQDNDVDIFTDGNQKFAALFEAIEGARDHIHVMYYIFNDDEIGRKLRDALTAKAKEGVEVRFLYDHIGSRDLTDFFFQPLKEAGGKVAAFFPSRIPFLNIRVNYRNHRKIVIVDGKVGFLGGFNVGNEYLGLDQRFGYWRDTHLSIRGSAVLQLQTQFFLDWNLSSEDQLRTEQRYFLSQQFNDSMAGQTGIQIVSSGPDNIMEQVKNGYIKLIHKAKKSVWIQTPYFIPDESLLNTLKMAVLSGVDVRIMIPKVPDHKMIYWATYSYLGDLLPLGVKCYLYAKGFLHAKTIVVDGVAASVGTANFDIRSFKLNFETNAFIYDQDIATQMMEIYQRDIKDCVRLPYHEYEQRSRMQRLKESFARLLSPIL
- a CDS encoding GTP pyrophosphokinase family protein, which codes for MQETDIDNPVKGWTDFLLPYKFAIDEVRTKLNILNEEFQIGHDYNPIEHIKTRLKKPSSIIKKLEKKHKEVTYENARQHVRDIAGVRVICSFITDIHKVLEMICSQDDVKVIQIKDYVKNPKPSGYQSIHAIIEIPVYLSSGPQRVKVEVQIRTIAMEFWASLEHKIYYKYQKEIPASTKQRLKETADIVFALDSKMLALREEIEKF
- a CDS encoding response regulator transcription factor yields the protein MYNILVVDDEKEIVTAIGVYLKNQNYHVFKAYDGAKALDIFAKEEIHLVLMDIMMPKMDGIKATMKIRETSKVPIIFLSAKSEDMDKILGLNIGADDYITKPFNPLELLARVNSNIRRYTSYSNDNAPRENVIKIGGIVLNDDKKEVLVEGESIRTTPLEYKILHLLMRNPNRVFSIEEIYENVWQAPAYNPDTVTVHIRRIREKIEINPKEPKYLKVVWGIGYKFEGK
- a CDS encoding sensor histidine kinase, with translation MDTNLKENNKTHCIGNRAISTTLGILLLTFILAVISVCSYAPIKDATIKDKTLKSTQEYLNSYIFAYNLMDLTYYLGQSKIEYPENNDPRYDNLENIKYHIQDQNNNVVASNLDDKSLAAEIKGSQFYLHITIDDQGNPTVIDAPKSFNKSAFIDNFKQSPLPQVPNSETPSQGLASQPNYLANLDIVYVVPQNLTSNNDLFMREVKEFNLEGCIVLIATIGGISIFLLVILAFAIPYAAQKQASLVKIFNNLYLELKFLVWLTFFVICVGILGLITSSNNNTAFYYLNIIHDANLYFYLIGIPVTFVLYTLIYLSITYIKHIYHTGFKEGLLNNSIFGKLLLSINNHIIKTVKQIVEVDITKDSTQQLFKLLGLNLFVLIVIALTNGLGVFLALAYTVLLFKYSIKVLDKVKALNEASGQLAKGDFDIALPEDMAILNSFAKNLNNIKDGFKVAVEKEIKSQNMKTQLISNVSHDLKTPLTSIITYVDLLKTEGLTKETQAEYIDVLDQKSKRLKVLIEDLFEASKASSGNIELHLESVDVIALLRQTMGEMEEKINESMLRMKVNLPENKVICQLDGARTYRVFENIIGNILKYTMPNTRVYIDAVESETDVSFIFKNISNYEMNFDPTEITERSFRGDKSRNTEGSGLGLAIAKSLVDLQNGSLEINIDGDLFKLTVTFPKP
- a CDS encoding hemolysin family protein, which codes for MSSELLVLVVLIMLNAFFAASEMALVSVNDNKIKHLAEEGNKKAKTLDNLIGEPSKFLATIQIGITLAGFLASAFAAGSFAGQLADFIYQLGVPISKGLLNNIAVIIVTLILSYFTLVLGELVPKRLAMQRAEAIAFLVAHPLSWLSLITSPVVKLLTFSTNLVVRLFGVDPNADSEEVTEEEIRMMVDVGKERGAIQEAEKVMINNIFEFDNKMVVDIMTHRTEITAIPIHHSLKQVASIMSNGRYTRVPVYEDNIDNIIGTLNVKELIRFMEACDETTFDLKKLIRKPYFVLTLQNIDDVFREMQKKKMHMAIVIDEYGGTAGIVTMEDLLEEIVGNIFDEYDVDEKEIEQLDDNTFLMSGIVSLYEVKEFLGVALPVEDYETLSGFLISQLGHIPAVGEQPELEYNGLVFKVQEVNRKRIVKVKVCRS
- a CDS encoding sulfite exporter TauE/SafE family protein produces the protein MYFPVSGVEVSPLIPPLVAFVVASLTASAGLSGAFLLLPFQVSVLHYTNPGVSPTNLIYNIIAIPGGLYRYIKEGRMAWPLTWAVVLGTLPGVFVGAWVRINYLPDPKVFKLFVGTVLLYMGYRTLSEVMGWNKKLKEQNKNMQQKFAAQVAKMKVENSDRLAAGLPAEAVVKTKKVSWRKIEYEFWGETYSFSGVAIISLALVVGLIGGIYGIGGGAIISPFCVAVLGLPVYTVAGASLAGTFITSIAGVVYYHLLAVSNTAAGAAVAPDWMLGVLFGVGGLLGTYVGARIQKFLPDRIIKIILTALLLFLAFSYIGQFFF
- a CDS encoding cache domain-containing protein, yielding MKKLNIGQKIIACFIAVLIINTLVLMFYTLPKFEKTIYQERQTGLREKIETVTSMLNYYHGLETEGRLTTEQAQQMAREAIRVMRYDGDNYYWIDTTDVINVLLPSDPETEGKSRMAVKDSYGKYMVKEMVAEAISNPKEGFYLEYWFPKMGEEEPSPKGSYVKLFGPWNWVVGTGMYIDDVETIVAAEKRQQIAFNAFLMLIMLVLLTLYSNRYIKNQ